A single genomic interval of Oncorhynchus mykiss isolate Arlee chromosome 13, USDA_OmykA_1.1, whole genome shotgun sequence harbors:
- the LOC110514491 gene encoding cytoplasmic phosphatidylinositol transfer protein 1-like isoform X2, which produces MLMKEYRICMPLTVEEYRIGQLYMISKHSHEQSERGEGVEVVQNEPYEDPTYGQGQFTEKRVYLNNKLPSWARAVVPKIFYVTEKAWNYYPYTITEYTIFDSEPKGEEEIEVCLVDIAYDEIPERYYKESEDLRYFKSEKTDRGVLQEGWIDNQEPIMCSYKLVTVKFEVWGLQTRVEQFVHKVIRDVLLLGHRQAFAWVDEWIEMTMDEVREYERATQEATNRKIGPFPPSISITETPLASVARNGPSSAPSTPLSTEPPEYLSVPKDRPRKKSAPETLTLPDPNRRDSGFRLASIFSWGSTPNPQPE; this is translated from the exons tACAGGATTGGCCAGCTGTATATGATCAGCAAGCACAGCCATGAGCAGAGTGAGCGTGGAGAAGGAGTGGAGGTGGTGCAGAACGAACCCTACGAGGACCCCACATATGGACAGGGACAGTTCACAGAAAAACGGGTCTACCTCAACAA TAAGCTCCCTAGCTGGGCCAGGGCTGTGGTCCCTAAAATCTTCTATGTGACAGAGAAGGCCTGGAACTActacccctacaccatcacag AGTACACT ATCTTTGACAGCGAGCCCaaaggggaggaggagatagaggtgtGCTTAGTGGATATCGCCTACGACGAGATCCCAGAGCGCTACTACAAGGAGTCTGAG GACTTGCGGTACTTTAAATCAGAGAAGACAGACCGGGGTGTTCTGCAGGAGGGCTGGATCGACAACCAGGAACCCATCATGTGCTCCTACAAATTGGTGACAGTCAAGTTCGAGGTGTGGGGTCTTCAGACACGGGTGGAGCAGTTTGTACACAAG gtTATCCGTGACGTCCTGCTCCTAGGACACAGACAAGCCTTTGCATGGGTGGATGAGTGGATTG AAATGACCATGGACGAGGTGAGAGAGTACGAGCGGGCCACCCAGGAGGCCACCAACCGTAAGATCGGCCCCTTCCCCCCATCCATCTCCATCACCGAGACCCCCTTGGCCTCAGTGGCCCGCAACGGGCCCTCCAGtgccccctccacccccctctccacgGAGCCTCCAGAGTACCTCTCCGTGCCCAAGGACCGACCCAGAAAGAAGTCAGCCCCAGAGACCTTGACCCTCCCCGACCCCAATCGCAGGGACTCAGGCTTCAGGCTGGCTAGCATCTTCTCCTGGGGCTCAACCCCTAACCCCCAGCCTGAATGA
- the LOC110514491 gene encoding cytoplasmic phosphatidylinositol transfer protein 1-like isoform X1 — protein MLMKEYRICMPLTVEEYRIGQLYMISKHSHEQSERGEGVEVVQNEPYEDPTYGQGQFTEKRVYLNNKLPSWARAVVPKIFYVTEKAWNYYPYTITEYTCSFLPKFSIHIETKYEDNKGSNDNIFDSEPKGEEEIEVCLVDIAYDEIPERYYKESEDLRYFKSEKTDRGVLQEGWIDNQEPIMCSYKLVTVKFEVWGLQTRVEQFVHKVIRDVLLLGHRQAFAWVDEWIEMTMDEVREYERATQEATNRKIGPFPPSISITETPLASVARNGPSSAPSTPLSTEPPEYLSVPKDRPRKKSAPETLTLPDPNRRDSGFRLASIFSWGSTPNPQPE, from the exons tACAGGATTGGCCAGCTGTATATGATCAGCAAGCACAGCCATGAGCAGAGTGAGCGTGGAGAAGGAGTGGAGGTGGTGCAGAACGAACCCTACGAGGACCCCACATATGGACAGGGACAGTTCACAGAAAAACGGGTCTACCTCAACAA TAAGCTCCCTAGCTGGGCCAGGGCTGTGGTCCCTAAAATCTTCTATGTGACAGAGAAGGCCTGGAACTActacccctacaccatcacag AGTACACT tGTTCCTTTCTGCCAAAGTTCTCCATTCACATAGAGACCAAGTATGAGGACAACAAAGGCAGCAATGACAAT ATCTTTGACAGCGAGCCCaaaggggaggaggagatagaggtgtGCTTAGTGGATATCGCCTACGACGAGATCCCAGAGCGCTACTACAAGGAGTCTGAG GACTTGCGGTACTTTAAATCAGAGAAGACAGACCGGGGTGTTCTGCAGGAGGGCTGGATCGACAACCAGGAACCCATCATGTGCTCCTACAAATTGGTGACAGTCAAGTTCGAGGTGTGGGGTCTTCAGACACGGGTGGAGCAGTTTGTACACAAG gtTATCCGTGACGTCCTGCTCCTAGGACACAGACAAGCCTTTGCATGGGTGGATGAGTGGATTG AAATGACCATGGACGAGGTGAGAGAGTACGAGCGGGCCACCCAGGAGGCCACCAACCGTAAGATCGGCCCCTTCCCCCCATCCATCTCCATCACCGAGACCCCCTTGGCCTCAGTGGCCCGCAACGGGCCCTCCAGtgccccctccacccccctctccacgGAGCCTCCAGAGTACCTCTCCGTGCCCAAGGACCGACCCAGAAAGAAGTCAGCCCCAGAGACCTTGACCCTCCCCGACCCCAATCGCAGGGACTCAGGCTTCAGGCTGGCTAGCATCTTCTCCTGGGGCTCAACCCCTAACCCCCAGCCTGAATGA